One Stenotrophomonas maltophilia DNA window includes the following coding sequences:
- a CDS encoding MFS transporter: MPPLKYPRWALTLLATAQLIIALDATIIFVALHDMGRALQINAQQLQWVVSAYTVAFGGSLLLGGRAADLIGRRRFYRLGMLLFALASLLGALAPNATLLIIARAAQGVGAALLFPATLALINTLYAEGPVRNRALAIWSMASAVGLALGTLLGGVLTQAFGWLAVLAVIVPLATACAVAGGAWLPADGPLVQGRSFDLAGCLTVTAGGSLLVTTLVQGPEWGWTAPATLICLLLSAVLLTVFVQIEKRSRDPLMQFSLLRLPGLRAALGLTFAFMSSYGVQYYFMALYFQDGYGWSPLRAGLAFLLPTLVCTFGIRVAERMLHRSSARHVLAWGFAAGAVGIAGVALAMPHGASYWPLLPGIVVLSVGQGMSWTAMWIVAGQGVPGPQQGVASGMAATAQQIGGALGLAVLVMVANAARGTQAATSPDALQGMVNAQYGAALFAAFGVVIALGLRPAPVDSAVTACLGNDA; the protein is encoded by the coding sequence ATGCCTCCCCTCAAGTACCCGCGCTGGGCGCTGACCCTGCTGGCCACCGCCCAGCTGATCATTGCCCTGGACGCCACCATCATCTTCGTTGCCCTGCATGACATGGGGCGCGCGCTGCAGATCAATGCGCAGCAGCTGCAATGGGTGGTCAGTGCCTACACCGTCGCCTTCGGCGGCAGCCTGCTGCTGGGCGGGCGCGCCGCCGACCTGATCGGCCGCCGCCGTTTCTACCGGCTGGGCATGCTGCTGTTCGCACTGGCGTCGCTGCTCGGTGCGCTGGCGCCGAATGCCACCTTGTTGATCATCGCGCGCGCCGCGCAGGGCGTCGGTGCGGCGCTGCTGTTCCCGGCCACGCTGGCGCTGATCAACACGCTGTACGCCGAAGGCCCGGTGCGCAATCGTGCGCTGGCGATCTGGAGCATGGCCAGCGCGGTCGGCCTGGCGCTGGGCACGCTGCTCGGTGGCGTGCTGACCCAGGCGTTCGGCTGGCTGGCGGTGCTGGCGGTGATCGTGCCGTTGGCCACGGCGTGTGCGGTCGCAGGCGGTGCATGGTTGCCGGCCGATGGCCCGCTCGTGCAGGGCCGTTCCTTCGATCTGGCCGGTTGCCTCACCGTCACCGCCGGCGGCAGCCTGCTGGTGACCACCCTGGTGCAAGGGCCGGAGTGGGGCTGGACGGCACCGGCCACGCTGATCTGCCTGCTGCTTTCCGCCGTACTGTTGACGGTGTTCGTACAGATCGAAAAGCGCAGCCGTGACCCGCTGATGCAGTTTTCGCTGCTGCGCCTGCCCGGCCTGCGCGCAGCACTCGGCCTGACCTTCGCCTTCATGAGCAGCTATGGCGTGCAGTACTACTTCATGGCGCTGTATTTCCAGGATGGCTATGGTTGGAGTCCGCTGCGGGCCGGCCTGGCCTTCCTGCTGCCGACATTGGTGTGCACCTTCGGCATCCGCGTTGCCGAACGCATGCTGCATCGCAGTTCCGCGCGCCATGTACTGGCCTGGGGATTCGCGGCCGGTGCCGTGGGCATCGCAGGCGTGGCGCTGGCGATGCCGCATGGCGCCAGCTACTGGCCGCTGCTGCCGGGCATCGTGGTGCTCAGCGTGGGCCAGGGCATGAGCTGGACGGCGATGTGGATCGTGGCCGGCCAGGGCGTGCCGGGGCCCCAGCAGGGAGTGGCGTCCGGCATGGCCGCCACCGCACAGCAGATCGGTGGTGCGTTGGGACTGGCGGTACTGGTGATGGTGGCCAACGCCGCGCGCGGCACGCAGGCGGCAACCAGTCCTGATGCGCTGCAGGGCATGGTCAATGCACAGTACGGCGCCGCGCTGTTCGCCGCGTTCGGCGTGGTGATCGCGCTGGGCCTGCGCCCGGCACCGGTAGACTCGGCAGTGACCGCCTGCCTGGGCAACGACGCATGA
- a CDS encoding DUF7716 domain-containing protein, which produces MIELLDLQQTLCAFAACNDDDAVYASFGWVHATGGDLLQARFWLPGDEDAAFDDDGDVPAEAGALGLSTFLEPATFADVLDVQKRQQPLSTLADHARALAYYAEYDAFQQVEGIDEALGEAGAEEQAAAREAGIGAGIFASFDLVLVACPEAQVKAVAQRVAHLLEIPVGEALPRCRGLPLMLGEALDRKRAQAIKDDFAAIGATLQVRAFKPFPWMDAPVLR; this is translated from the coding sequence ATGATCGAACTGCTGGACCTGCAACAGACTCTGTGCGCCTTTGCGGCCTGCAACGATGACGATGCGGTGTACGCCTCCTTCGGTTGGGTGCACGCCACCGGGGGCGATCTGCTGCAGGCGCGTTTCTGGTTGCCGGGCGATGAAGACGCGGCGTTCGACGACGACGGTGATGTCCCCGCCGAAGCGGGCGCGCTGGGCCTGTCCACCTTTCTTGAACCGGCGACCTTCGCCGACGTGCTCGACGTGCAGAAGCGGCAGCAGCCGCTGTCCACGCTGGCCGACCATGCACGGGCGCTGGCGTACTACGCCGAGTACGACGCATTCCAGCAGGTCGAGGGCATCGACGAGGCCCTGGGCGAAGCGGGTGCTGAGGAACAAGCGGCGGCACGCGAGGCCGGCATTGGTGCGGGCATCTTCGCGTCGTTCGATCTGGTGCTGGTCGCGTGTCCGGAGGCGCAGGTCAAGGCAGTGGCCCAGCGCGTGGCGCATCTGCTGGAGATTCCGGTGGGCGAAGCGCTGCCGCGCTGTCGTGGGTTGCCGCTGATGCTGGGCGAAGCACTGGACCGCAAGCGTGCGCAGGCGATCAAGGATGACTTCGCCGCCATTGGCGCAACGTTGCAGGTGCGCGCTTTCAAGCCGTTCCCGTGGATGGATGCGCCCGTATTGCGGTAG
- a CDS encoding N-formylglutamate amidohydrolase: MADADLHALPALLDADDPALYTVHQPQGASPYLLLADHAGQQVPRALAGLGLPQVELDRHIGWDIGIAGTTRALAERLDAWAIEQTYSRLLIDCNRPLASPTLIPEVSDHTVVPGNAGLSAAQRQQRIDAIHAPYHARIDAELDARRDAGRPTLLVMMHSFTPAMNGAQRPWHAGVLYHQDTRFAHALLQALRDEGDLVVGDNEPYSVSSTSDYAVPVHGEGRGLVHVELEIRQDLIADAAGQLAWADRLARIFSALQPQLLAAG, from the coding sequence GTGGCTGACGCCGACCTGCACGCACTGCCGGCGCTGCTGGACGCCGACGACCCGGCGCTCTACACGGTCCACCAGCCGCAGGGCGCTTCGCCGTACCTGCTGCTGGCCGACCACGCCGGCCAGCAGGTGCCGCGCGCCCTCGCCGGCCTGGGCTTGCCACAGGTCGAACTGGATCGCCACATCGGCTGGGACATCGGCATTGCCGGCACCACCCGTGCACTGGCCGAACGGCTGGATGCCTGGGCGATCGAACAGACCTATTCGCGGCTGCTGATCGACTGCAACCGCCCACTGGCCTCGCCCACGCTGATTCCGGAAGTGAGCGACCACACCGTGGTACCTGGCAACGCCGGGCTGTCGGCAGCGCAGCGCCAGCAGCGCATCGATGCGATTCACGCGCCCTACCATGCGCGCATCGACGCCGAACTGGATGCGCGCCGCGATGCCGGTCGCCCCACCCTGCTGGTGATGATGCACAGTTTCACTCCGGCGATGAACGGCGCGCAGCGGCCCTGGCATGCCGGCGTGCTGTACCACCAGGACACGCGCTTTGCCCATGCACTGCTGCAGGCGCTGCGCGACGAAGGCGACCTGGTGGTAGGTGACAACGAACCGTATTCGGTCAGCAGCACCAGCGACTACGCTGTGCCGGTGCATGGCGAAGGTCGTGGCCTGGTCCATGTGGAACTGGAGATCCGCCAAGATCTGATCGCCGATGCCGCCGGGCAGCTGGCGTGGGCGGATCGGCTGGCGCGGATCTTCAGCGCGTTGCAGCCGCAGTTGCTGGCCGCCGGGTGA
- a CDS encoding NUDIX hydrolase: MSQRNTEAPRVVYEGKYQRMLVRGTWEYSERTHAGGLAAIIIAVTPEDKVLFVEQFRVPLQAPTIEMPAGLVGDIDAGESIEVSAVRELEEETGWTANHAEVLMIGPTSSGASSEKIAFVRATGLRRIGEGGGDDSEDITVHEIPRSEAAAWLVQKMGEGYELDAKLWAGLWMIEHHLDGRPRG, translated from the coding sequence ATGAGCCAGCGCAACACCGAAGCCCCGCGTGTCGTCTATGAAGGCAAGTACCAGCGCATGCTGGTGCGCGGCACCTGGGAATACAGCGAACGTACCCATGCCGGTGGCCTGGCCGCGATCATCATCGCCGTCACCCCGGAGGACAAGGTGCTGTTCGTCGAGCAGTTCCGCGTGCCGCTGCAGGCACCCACCATCGAGATGCCCGCCGGCCTGGTCGGCGACATCGATGCCGGCGAATCGATCGAAGTCTCGGCCGTGCGCGAGCTGGAAGAAGAAACCGGCTGGACCGCCAACCACGCCGAAGTGCTGATGATCGGCCCGACGTCCTCCGGCGCCAGCAGCGAGAAGATCGCCTTCGTACGCGCCACCGGCCTGCGCCGGATCGGCGAAGGTGGCGGCGATGACAGCGAAGACATCACCGTGCACGAGATTCCACGCAGTGAGGCCGCGGCCTGGCTGGTGCAGAAGATGGGCGAAGGCTACGAGCTGGACGCAAAGCTCTGGGCCGGCCTGTGGATGATCGAGCACCACCTGGACGGGCGCCCGCGTGGCTGA
- a CDS encoding 5'-3' exonuclease — MSLPAPPPSLYLVDASIYVFRAWHSLPDQFQDAQGWPTNAVHGFARFLLDLLERERPRHIAIAFDEALDNGFRHRLYPAYKANRDPAPEALKRQFVHCKALCAALGLAVLAHHEYEADDLIGSALHVHRGSHRGVIISADKDLSQLLLDHDEQWDYARNQRWDVAGVKARHGVHAHQIADYLALCGDAVDNIPGVSGVGSKSAAVLLAHFGSMNALYERLDEVPFLRLRGAAQMAVRLREQREHAQLWRQLTTIALDAPLEGSQPGLLRQAADPELLGGLCQTLRFGPMTRRRLFDAAGVADPVPTPSFSNSGEPA, encoded by the coding sequence ATGAGCCTGCCGGCACCACCGCCGTCGCTGTACCTGGTCGACGCCAGCATCTACGTGTTCCGCGCCTGGCACTCGCTGCCGGACCAGTTCCAGGACGCGCAGGGCTGGCCGACCAACGCCGTGCACGGCTTCGCCCGCTTCCTGCTGGACCTGCTGGAGCGCGAGCGCCCCCGTCACATCGCCATCGCCTTTGACGAAGCGCTGGACAACGGCTTCCGCCATCGCCTGTACCCGGCCTACAAGGCCAACCGCGACCCGGCACCGGAAGCGCTCAAGCGCCAGTTCGTACACTGCAAGGCGCTGTGCGCGGCATTGGGCCTTGCGGTGCTGGCCCACCACGAATACGAAGCCGATGACCTGATCGGCAGCGCACTGCATGTGCATCGTGGCAGCCACCGCGGCGTGATCATCTCCGCCGACAAGGACCTGTCGCAGCTGCTGCTCGACCATGACGAGCAGTGGGACTACGCGCGCAACCAGCGCTGGGACGTGGCCGGCGTCAAGGCGCGGCACGGCGTGCACGCGCACCAGATTGCCGATTACCTGGCACTGTGCGGCGATGCGGTGGACAACATTCCCGGTGTCAGCGGCGTCGGCAGCAAATCCGCTGCGGTGCTGCTGGCCCATTTCGGCAGCATGAATGCGCTGTACGAGCGCCTGGACGAAGTGCCGTTCCTGCGCCTGCGCGGCGCCGCACAGATGGCGGTGCGCCTGCGCGAACAGCGCGAGCACGCCCAGCTCTGGCGCCAGCTGACCACCATCGCGCTGGACGCGCCGCTGGAAGGCAGCCAACCCGGTCTGCTGCGCCAGGCGGCCGACCCGGAGCTGCTCGGTGGCCTGTGCCAGACCCTGCGCTTCGGCCCGATGACCCGCCGCCGGCTGTTCGATGCCGCCGGTGTGGCCGACCCCGTTCCTACTCCATCCTTTTCCAATTCCGGCGAGCCCGCATGA
- a CDS encoding nitroreductase family protein, which produces MPDPAALLALDARRSVPSRQLGEPGPDPATLQRMLASAVRVPDHGKRVPFRFLKIAGDARHTLGDFLAERSRQRDPHAGEAVFEKDRQRFSHAPLVIVVVASPRPDPKVPEQEQLMTAGCVCFALLQAAQALGFGAQWLTAWMAFDPVVQAHLGLAEGEGIAGFIHIGTPKADVPERERPDPAALLRDWTPPA; this is translated from the coding sequence ATGCCCGACCCCGCTGCCCTGCTTGCCCTGGATGCCCGCCGCTCGGTGCCCTCGCGGCAACTGGGCGAGCCCGGACCGGATCCAGCCACCCTGCAGCGCATGCTGGCCTCGGCCGTGCGCGTGCCCGACCACGGCAAGCGCGTACCGTTCCGCTTCCTGAAGATCGCCGGCGATGCACGTCACACTCTGGGCGACTTCCTGGCCGAGCGCAGCCGCCAGCGCGACCCGCATGCGGGCGAGGCGGTATTCGAAAAGGACCGCCAGCGTTTCAGCCATGCGCCGCTGGTGATCGTAGTGGTGGCCAGCCCGCGCCCGGACCCTAAGGTGCCCGAACAGGAACAGCTGATGACCGCCGGCTGCGTCTGCTTCGCCCTGCTGCAGGCCGCGCAGGCACTGGGCTTCGGTGCGCAGTGGCTGACCGCATGGATGGCCTTCGACCCGGTCGTGCAGGCACATCTGGGCCTGGCCGAAGGCGAAGGCATCGCCGGCTTCATCCACATCGGCACGCCCAAGGCCGATGTTCCCGAGCGCGAGCGCCCCGATCCGGCCGCCCTGCTGCGCGACTGGACGCCACCGGCATGA
- a CDS encoding DUF1631 domain-containing protein, whose protein sequence is MMSAPTPMGSPGRDPAQLQRARDMVLPALCQAFGAALARFDDALFDRAGNAGSSQLLFLDAMRELRRRREDIAAAFAGHLQRAWDALASGEPLSAEATLSGPAEDGLSLLAEHVLESRLAVRNFATVLLRDFKPVLARLDRRLGRLIGGAELDADHNPVSPEHLGVAIHEAFAGCELAPEVHLVLIKLCERDLRAPVGRIYEKLDEQLAAAGVMSQMGAPQRPLSAAPDPRMASGLDDLVEQRQSAGFDSEFSDDEQAAPAWAQRFAARWSERRGHMQQHLPGEEVGNSEAYAGQQGMLLEALHELLQQTRHVREDATSAAQVAVGQHRPLSQREMMSVLSLLQATPSATLRAAIGEDGESLAQRLKSEVLSSATRLGVDPGQTRLDPQDEDAIDLVGMLFDVMLDERELEGRSRELIGRLVVPFVKVAMLDRRMFVQKTHPARKLLNSLAEACEGNTGESQAERMLMAKVEEIIERLVAEFNENLAIFLTLEEEFREFLVQHRRRVEIAERRAAETQRGQEKLEMARSRAGAELDRRIGDATLPPAIAEFLRQPWQHHLTLALLREGEEGASVAEALSLADGLLEEVAEARRQIVGKPWLQAWQPVLAKVFASVGVHGDAATGAIDALHDTLQGIAESRPELQRALPELPQVALPAPPVAESPAVELGGQIDADDFDNADADRFRRMEIGNWLDFVDKDGKVQAGKLSWVSPISSRLLFVNRRGVRFCVASPEELAVMVRLGRLRAHVDDGAFDSAMQGVIDRLDPGSATLH, encoded by the coding sequence ATGATGAGCGCGCCCACACCGATGGGATCGCCGGGGCGTGACCCGGCCCAGCTTCAGCGTGCCCGGGACATGGTCCTGCCGGCGCTGTGCCAGGCGTTCGGGGCCGCACTGGCGCGTTTCGACGATGCCCTGTTCGACCGGGCCGGCAATGCCGGCTCGTCGCAGCTGCTGTTCCTGGATGCGATGCGCGAGCTGCGCCGCCGCCGTGAGGACATCGCCGCCGCCTTCGCCGGCCACCTGCAGCGGGCCTGGGATGCGCTGGCCAGTGGCGAGCCGCTGTCGGCCGAAGCCACCCTGTCCGGGCCGGCCGAGGATGGCCTGAGCCTGCTGGCTGAACATGTACTGGAGTCGCGGCTGGCGGTGCGTAATTTCGCCACCGTGCTGCTGCGCGACTTCAAGCCGGTGCTGGCGCGGCTGGACCGGCGCCTCGGCCGCTTGATCGGCGGCGCGGAGCTGGATGCCGACCACAACCCGGTCAGCCCCGAACACCTGGGCGTGGCCATCCACGAGGCCTTTGCCGGCTGTGAGCTGGCGCCGGAAGTGCACCTGGTGCTGATCAAGCTGTGCGAGCGCGACCTGCGCGCGCCGGTGGGCCGCATCTACGAGAAGCTGGACGAGCAGCTGGCCGCTGCTGGCGTGATGTCGCAGATGGGGGCGCCGCAGCGTCCGCTATCGGCCGCCCCCGACCCGCGCATGGCCTCGGGCCTGGACGATCTGGTGGAACAGCGCCAGAGCGCGGGCTTCGACAGCGAATTCAGCGATGATGAACAGGCCGCGCCGGCCTGGGCGCAGCGTTTCGCCGCGCGCTGGTCCGAGCGCCGTGGCCACATGCAGCAGCACCTGCCGGGCGAAGAAGTTGGCAACAGCGAGGCGTATGCCGGCCAGCAGGGCATGTTGCTGGAGGCCCTGCATGAGCTGCTGCAGCAGACCCGTCACGTTCGCGAGGACGCCACCTCGGCCGCGCAGGTCGCGGTCGGCCAGCACCGCCCGTTGAGCCAGCGCGAGATGATGTCGGTGCTGTCGCTGCTGCAGGCCACGCCCAGCGCGACCCTGCGTGCGGCGATCGGCGAGGACGGCGAATCACTGGCGCAGCGGCTGAAGAGCGAAGTGCTGTCCAGCGCCACCCGCCTCGGCGTTGATCCCGGCCAGACCCGGCTGGACCCGCAGGACGAGGACGCGATTGATCTGGTCGGCATGCTGTTCGACGTGATGCTGGACGAACGCGAGTTGGAAGGTCGCTCGCGCGAGCTGATCGGCCGCCTGGTGGTGCCCTTCGTCAAGGTCGCGATGCTCGACCGCCGCATGTTCGTGCAGAAGACCCACCCGGCCCGCAAGCTGCTCAACTCGCTGGCCGAAGCCTGCGAGGGCAATACCGGCGAAAGCCAGGCCGAGCGCATGCTGATGGCCAAGGTCGAGGAGATCATCGAACGCCTGGTGGCCGAGTTCAACGAGAACCTGGCGATCTTCCTGACCCTGGAAGAAGAATTCCGCGAGTTCCTCGTGCAGCATCGCCGCCGTGTGGAAATCGCCGAGCGTCGCGCCGCTGAAACGCAGCGCGGCCAGGAAAAGCTGGAAATGGCCCGCAGCCGTGCCGGTGCCGAGCTGGACCGCCGCATCGGTGATGCCACCCTGCCACCGGCCATCGCCGAGTTCCTGCGCCAGCCGTGGCAGCACCACCTGACCCTGGCGCTGCTGCGCGAGGGCGAGGAGGGCGCGTCGGTGGCCGAGGCACTGAGCCTGGCTGACGGCCTGCTGGAGGAAGTGGCCGAGGCCCGCCGCCAGATCGTCGGCAAACCGTGGCTGCAGGCCTGGCAGCCGGTGCTGGCCAAGGTGTTCGCCAGCGTGGGTGTGCATGGTGATGCCGCCACCGGCGCCATCGATGCCCTGCATGACACCCTGCAGGGTATTGCCGAATCGCGGCCGGAACTGCAGCGCGCGCTGCCGGAGCTGCCACAGGTTGCCTTGCCGGCGCCGCCGGTGGCCGAATCGCCGGCAGTGGAGCTGGGCGGGCAGATCGACGCCGACGATTTCGACAACGCCGATGCCGACCGCTTCCGCCGCATGGAAATCGGCAACTGGCTGGACTTCGTCGACAAGGACGGCAAGGTGCAGGCCGGCAAGCTGTCCTGGGTCAGCCCTATTTCCTCGCGCCTGCTGTTCGTCAACCGCCGCGGCGTGCGCTTCTGCGTGGCCTCGCCGGAAGAACTGGCGGTGATGGTGCGGCTGGGCCGCCTGCGCGCCCACGTCGACGATGGCGCCTTCGACAGCGCGATGCAGGGTGTAATCGATCGGCTGGACCCGGGCAGCGCAACACTGCACTGA
- a CDS encoding NAD(P) transhydrogenase subunit alpha — translation MAVALLGIKETAPGERRVALTPETARKLGALGITVWYEAGAGLAAGFTDAAYDDAGARVFDEGRWAEIDILLCVQAPPAAVLEQLKPAASVVGLLTPGSDPALAALASDDRLYLFPLQQLPRTTRAQAMDVLSSQAGMAGYKAALIAAERAPRFFPMLTTAAGTVRPAKVLVIGAGVAGLQAIATARRLGAQVEGFDVRPETREQIQSLGARFLDLGVSAAGEGGYARALSDEERAEQQRRLADHLRSVDVVICTAAVPGRPAPTIVTAAMVEGMATGSVIVDLAAESGGNCALTQPGQCIEHQGVTIDGPLGLASRGATQASEMYARNLLNFVALFVREGQLGFDWEDELLAKTRWQQ, via the coding sequence ATGGCCGTGGCGTTGCTGGGGATCAAGGAGACCGCGCCGGGCGAACGGCGCGTGGCACTGACGCCGGAAACCGCGCGCAAGCTCGGTGCCTTGGGCATTACCGTCTGGTATGAGGCCGGCGCCGGTCTGGCGGCGGGATTTACCGATGCTGCCTATGACGACGCCGGTGCACGCGTTTTCGATGAAGGTCGCTGGGCCGAGATCGATATCCTGCTGTGCGTGCAGGCGCCGCCGGCGGCGGTGCTGGAGCAGCTCAAGCCCGCTGCCAGCGTAGTCGGCCTGTTGACCCCGGGCAGCGATCCGGCCCTGGCCGCGTTGGCCAGCGACGACCGCCTGTACCTGTTCCCGCTGCAGCAGCTGCCGCGCACCACCCGTGCGCAGGCGATGGACGTGCTCAGTTCGCAGGCCGGCATGGCCGGTTACAAGGCCGCGCTGATCGCCGCCGAACGCGCACCACGCTTCTTCCCGATGCTGACCACTGCGGCCGGTACCGTGCGCCCGGCCAAGGTACTGGTGATCGGTGCCGGCGTGGCCGGCCTGCAGGCCATTGCCACCGCGCGCCGGTTGGGCGCACAGGTGGAAGGTTTCGACGTGCGCCCGGAAACCCGCGAGCAGATCCAGTCACTGGGCGCGCGCTTCCTCGATCTTGGCGTGAGTGCGGCCGGCGAGGGCGGCTATGCGCGCGCGTTGAGCGATGAGGAACGCGCCGAGCAGCAGCGCCGCCTGGCCGACCACCTGCGCAGCGTGGATGTGGTGATCTGCACTGCAGCGGTACCGGGGCGACCGGCGCCGACGATCGTGACTGCGGCGATGGTGGAGGGCATGGCCACCGGCAGCGTGATCGTGGACCTGGCGGCGGAGAGCGGCGGCAACTGCGCACTGACCCAGCCGGGGCAGTGCATCGAGCATCAGGGCGTGACCATCGATGGCCCGCTGGGCCTGGCCAGCCGCGGCGCGACCCAGGCCAGCGAGATGTATGCGCGCAACCTGCTCAACTTCGTCGCGCTGTTCGTGCGCGAAGGGCAGCTCGGTTTCGACTGGGAAGACGAGTTGCTGGCGAAGACGCGCTGGCAACAGTGA
- a CDS encoding DUF3106 domain-containing protein, giving the protein MSRLHTLPLLMTLLLLPALPALAQSAAPAPAARPAPAAPLPAWEQLSDAQREFLLAPLRDRWNSADAGQRQRMLSHGQRWQSMSPEERDRARRGLRRFEHMSPEQREQARALFGQMRDLPPAQRDALRERWSQMTPEQRRDWVRENPPPAKPR; this is encoded by the coding sequence ATGTCCCGACTGCACACCCTGCCCCTGCTGATGACCCTGTTGCTGCTGCCGGCCCTCCCGGCGCTGGCGCAGAGCGCCGCGCCCGCCCCTGCCGCACGCCCCGCGCCGGCCGCACCGCTGCCGGCCTGGGAACAACTGAGCGACGCCCAGCGCGAATTCCTGCTGGCGCCGCTGCGCGACCGCTGGAACAGCGCCGACGCTGGCCAGCGCCAACGCATGCTCTCGCATGGCCAGCGCTGGCAATCGATGAGTCCGGAGGAACGCGACAGGGCCCGCCGTGGGCTACGCCGCTTCGAACACATGAGCCCGGAACAACGTGAGCAGGCACGTGCCCTGTTCGGTCAGATGCGGGATCTGCCGCCCGCGCAGCGCGACGCACTGCGCGAGCGCTGGTCGCAGATGACGCCGGAACAGCGCAGGGACTGGGTGCGCGAGAACCCGCCGCCGGCGAAGCCGCGGTAA
- a CDS encoding RNA polymerase sigma factor: MVTPSEEPYPVLVSSPVPPSAETDALPASLEVFLASVGPRAFRFAEAGLHQREDAMDAVQDALLRMLDYADKPAAEWAPLFWSILRRRVIDVQRRRRFRLPFWRDNQDPEGGEIDWADPGPDPAQAHEQRQQYQQLVDALRRLPARQREAFTLRVLQDLDGATTARAMGCSEGAVKTHLARARQALQDYLEIHP; encoded by the coding sequence ATGGTGACCCCGAGCGAGGAACCGTACCCTGTGCTGGTGAGCAGCCCCGTCCCCCCGAGCGCCGAGACCGATGCCCTGCCGGCATCGCTGGAAGTGTTCCTGGCCAGCGTTGGCCCGCGTGCGTTCCGCTTCGCCGAGGCCGGTCTGCACCAGCGCGAAGACGCCATGGACGCGGTGCAGGATGCGCTGCTGCGCATGCTGGACTACGCCGACAAGCCAGCGGCCGAATGGGCACCGCTGTTCTGGAGCATCCTGCGCCGGCGCGTGATCGACGTGCAGCGCCGGCGCCGCTTCCGCCTGCCGTTCTGGCGCGACAACCAGGACCCGGAAGGCGGCGAGATCGACTGGGCCGATCCCGGCCCGGACCCGGCACAGGCGCATGAACAGCGCCAGCAGTACCAACAGCTGGTGGACGCGTTGCGCCGCCTGCCCGCCCGCCAGCGCGAGGCCTTCACCCTGCGCGTGCTGCAGGACCTGGACGGGGCCACCACCGCCCGTGCCATGGGCTGCAGCGAAGGCGCGGTAAAAACCCATCTGGCACGCGCCCGCCAGGCGCTGCAGGATTACCTGGAGATCCACCCGTGA
- a CDS encoding NAD(P) transhydrogenase subunit alpha, which translates to MSDGFVALYIFMLAAIAGHVIISRVPVILHTPLMSGSNFIHGIVLIGAMVVLGHAQTPLEKALGFLAVVLGAGNAAGGYVVTARMLEMFKPSAPKGGKDEPKEPQA; encoded by the coding sequence GTGAGTGACGGGTTCGTGGCGCTGTACATCTTCATGCTGGCAGCCATCGCCGGCCACGTGATCATTTCGCGGGTGCCGGTGATCCTGCATACCCCGCTGATGTCGGGCTCCAACTTCATCCACGGCATCGTGCTGATCGGCGCGATGGTGGTGTTGGGGCACGCGCAGACACCGCTGGAGAAGGCGCTGGGCTTCCTCGCCGTGGTGCTCGGTGCCGGCAATGCCGCCGGTGGCTACGTGGTCACCGCGCGCATGCTGGAAATGTTCAAGCCGAGCGCGCCCAAGGGGGGCAAGGACGAACCGAAGGAGCCGCAGGCTTGA